A DNA window from Helianthus annuus cultivar XRQ/B chromosome 15, HanXRQr2.0-SUNRISE, whole genome shotgun sequence contains the following coding sequences:
- the LOC110911466 gene encoding LEAF RUST 10 DISEASE-RESISTANCE LOCUS RECEPTOR-LIKE PROTEIN KINASE-like 1.1 isoform X10 — MLMYIMQQWSLKNAGNKLEKPGTKQASSPYKVSPSKERTHLEKHKTIKILVITGSALILILSLVIFIIWRLCKSNPFSYVSSKNKSTNLEDIGLSCGVSFFSYKELEDATQNFDPSHELGDGGFGAVYYGKLKDGREVAVKKLHEHNYNRVQQFRNEVEILTKLRHPNLVVLYGCTSRQSRELLLVYEYVPNGTVADHLHGEQADPYLLTWPIRMNIAIETASALVYLHTSEIIHRDVKTTNILLDHNFGVKVADFGLSRLIPSNVTHVSTAPQGTPGYLDPQYHQRYQLTDKSDVYSFGVVLIELISSMVAVDLNRSQDEIGLANLAINRIKRCEIDELIDPVLGSVTNPEIMNMITLVAELAFRCLQYDSDMRPTMNEVLDVLMDIQAVSRIDTYDSNRDLQTVNVTPLSEANDAVGLLKDFLPSPVSVTSEWQSNNSASTTLSGNGDDLTMKNDINT, encoded by the exons ATGCTCATGTATATAATGCAACAGTGGAGTCTGAAGAATGCAGGTAATAAGTTGG AAAAACCAGGCACAAAACAGGCATCAAGTCCATATAAAG TAAGCCCAAGCAAGGAACGAACACATCTGG AAAAACATAAGACGATTAAGATTCTGG TTATCACCGGATCAGCCTTAATCCTCATTCTGTCTCTTGTCATCTTCATAATCTGGCGACTTTGTAAGAGCAACCCTTTTTCCTATGTCTCATCAAAGAACAAATCTACAAACCTTGAAGACATAGGTCTCTCCTGCGGTGTCTCTTTTTTCTCTTATAAGGAGCTTGAAGATGCCACCCAAAATTTTGACCCTTCACATGAACTAGGGGATGGAGGTTTCGGAGCTGTTTATTATG GTAAACTCAAAGATGGTCGAGAAGTTGCAGTGAAGAAACTTCACGAGCACAATTACAATCGAGTCCAACAATTCAGAAATGAGGTTGAAATACTCACCAAATTAAGGCACCCAAATCTTGTTGTTCTCTACGGTTGCACCTCACGACAAAGCCGGGAACTTCTCCTTGTTTATGAATATGTTCCCAATGGCACTGTTGCTGATCACCTCCATGGAGAACAAGCAGATCCATACCTGCTAACTTGGCCGATACGGATGAACATTGCCATTGAAACTGCCAGTGCACTGGTGTACCTTCACACTTCTGAAATCATACACCGAGATGTAAAGACGACCAACATTCTTCTTGATCACAATTTTGGTGTCAAAGTAGCAGATTTTGGCCTCTCAAGACTTATACCGAGTAATGTAACTCATGTGTCAACAGCTCCGCAGGGAACTCCAGGATACCTGGATCCACAATATCACCAACGCTATCAATTAACGGATAAGAGTGACGTTTACAGCTTTGGGGTAGTCTTAATTGAACTGATATCGTCAATGGTGGCTGTCGACTTAAACAGGTCTCAAGATGAGATTGGTTTGGCTAACCTCGCTATAAACAGAATCAAAAGATGTGAAATTGATGAACTAATTGACCCAGTTTTAGGATCTGTTACAAATCCTGAAATCATGAACATGATCACACTAGTAGCAGAATTGGCTTTTCGGTGTTTACAGTATGATTCCGATATGAGGCCTACAATGAATGAGGTGCTGGATGTGTTGATGGATATTCAAGCCGTTAGTAGGATAGACACTTATGACAGTAACAGAGACTTGCAAACTGTGAATGTGACGCCTTTGTCTGAAGCCAATGATGCGGTGGGTTTGTTGAAAGATTTCCTACCTTCTCCGGTCTCTGTCACTAGTGAGTGGCAAAGCAATAACAGTGCATCAACTACGCTAAGCGGCAATGGAGATGATTTGACAATGAAGAATGATATCAATACATAA
- the LOC110911466 gene encoding LEAF RUST 10 DISEASE-RESISTANCE LOCUS RECEPTOR-LIKE PROTEIN KINASE-like 1.1 isoform X11 translates to MLMYIMQQWSLKNAAAEKPGTKQASSPYKVSPSKERTHLEKHKTIKILVITGSALILILSLVIFIIWRLCKSNPFSYVSSKNKSTNLEDIGLSCGVSFFSYKELEDATQNFDPSHELGDGGFGAVYYGKLKDGREVAVKKLHEHNYNRVQQFRNEVEILTKLRHPNLVVLYGCTSRQSRELLLVYEYVPNGTVADHLHGEQADPYLLTWPIRMNIAIETASALVYLHTSEIIHRDVKTTNILLDHNFGVKVADFGLSRLIPSNVTHVSTAPQGTPGYLDPQYHQRYQLTDKSDVYSFGVVLIELISSMVAVDLNRSQDEIGLANLAINRIKRCEIDELIDPVLGSVTNPEIMNMITLVAELAFRCLQYDSDMRPTMNEVLDVLMDIQAVSRIDTYDSNRDLQTVNVTPLSEANDAVGLLKDFLPSPVSVTSEWQSNNSASTTLSGNGDDLTMKNDINT, encoded by the exons ATGCTCATGTATATAATGCAACAGTGGAGTCTGAAGAATGCAG CTGCAGAAAAACCAGGCACAAAACAGGCATCAAGTCCATATAAAG TAAGCCCAAGCAAGGAACGAACACATCTGG AAAAACATAAGACGATTAAGATTCTGG TTATCACCGGATCAGCCTTAATCCTCATTCTGTCTCTTGTCATCTTCATAATCTGGCGACTTTGTAAGAGCAACCCTTTTTCCTATGTCTCATCAAAGAACAAATCTACAAACCTTGAAGACATAGGTCTCTCCTGCGGTGTCTCTTTTTTCTCTTATAAGGAGCTTGAAGATGCCACCCAAAATTTTGACCCTTCACATGAACTAGGGGATGGAGGTTTCGGAGCTGTTTATTATG GTAAACTCAAAGATGGTCGAGAAGTTGCAGTGAAGAAACTTCACGAGCACAATTACAATCGAGTCCAACAATTCAGAAATGAGGTTGAAATACTCACCAAATTAAGGCACCCAAATCTTGTTGTTCTCTACGGTTGCACCTCACGACAAAGCCGGGAACTTCTCCTTGTTTATGAATATGTTCCCAATGGCACTGTTGCTGATCACCTCCATGGAGAACAAGCAGATCCATACCTGCTAACTTGGCCGATACGGATGAACATTGCCATTGAAACTGCCAGTGCACTGGTGTACCTTCACACTTCTGAAATCATACACCGAGATGTAAAGACGACCAACATTCTTCTTGATCACAATTTTGGTGTCAAAGTAGCAGATTTTGGCCTCTCAAGACTTATACCGAGTAATGTAACTCATGTGTCAACAGCTCCGCAGGGAACTCCAGGATACCTGGATCCACAATATCACCAACGCTATCAATTAACGGATAAGAGTGACGTTTACAGCTTTGGGGTAGTCTTAATTGAACTGATATCGTCAATGGTGGCTGTCGACTTAAACAGGTCTCAAGATGAGATTGGTTTGGCTAACCTCGCTATAAACAGAATCAAAAGATGTGAAATTGATGAACTAATTGACCCAGTTTTAGGATCTGTTACAAATCCTGAAATCATGAACATGATCACACTAGTAGCAGAATTGGCTTTTCGGTGTTTACAGTATGATTCCGATATGAGGCCTACAATGAATGAGGTGCTGGATGTGTTGATGGATATTCAAGCCGTTAGTAGGATAGACACTTATGACAGTAACAGAGACTTGCAAACTGTGAATGTGACGCCTTTGTCTGAAGCCAATGATGCGGTGGGTTTGTTGAAAGATTTCCTACCTTCTCCGGTCTCTGTCACTAGTGAGTGGCAAAGCAATAACAGTGCATCAACTACGCTAAGCGGCAATGGAGATGATTTGACAATGAAGAATGATATCAATACATAA
- the LOC110911466 gene encoding LEAF RUST 10 DISEASE-RESISTANCE LOCUS RECEPTOR-LIKE PROTEIN KINASE-like 1.1 isoform X6, whose amino-acid sequence MNAHVYNATVESEECSNISWPICPESFSCPGLIPFKYPFYNVTDTRCGLIKVHCTSKGGEIQFGGRPYEVFNKLDIDYHPSLLFIWSRTFEQLVKKNSCEALMNNFTSPSPSPLLYSISLFYSQYSPIITLFKCTKNVTYFEQHNYKSYNSCKDHTFYFNYWNRTVPSDLPQTCQVVQLPVKWSPSPEINETNIFSLLSPFTSIFFNLSHSCSECQKKGRLCDTKNGSHDVQCLEVKREKPGTKQASSPYKVSPSKERTHLEKHKTIKILVITGSALILILSLVIFIIWRLCKSNPFSYVSSKNKSTNLEDIGLSCGVSFFSYKELEDATQNFDPSHELGDGGFGAVYYGKLKDGREVAVKKLHEHNYNRVQQFRNEVEILTKLRHPNLVVLYGCTSRQSRELLLVYEYVPNGTVADHLHGEQADPYLLTWPIRMNIAIETASALVYLHTSEIIHRDVKTTNILLDHNFGVKVADFGLSRLIPSNVTHVSTAPQGTPGYLDPQYHQRYQLTDKSDVYSFGVVLIELISSMVAVDLNRSQDEIGLANLAINRIKRCEIDELIDPVLGSVTNPEIMNMITLVAELAFRCLQYDSDMRPTMNEVLDVLMDIQAVSRIDTYDSNRDLQTVNVTPLSEANDAVGLLKDFLPSPVSVTSEWQSNNSASTTLSGNGDDLTMKNDINT is encoded by the exons ATGAATGCTCATGTATATAATGCAACAGTGGAGTCTGAAGAATGCAG TAACATTTCTTGGCCTATCTGCCCAGAAAGTTTCAGTTGCCCTGGTTTGATCCCGTTCAAGTACCCGTTTTACAATGTCACAGACACACGATGTGGGTTGATCAAGGTCCATTGTACTTCCAAAGGTGGGGAGATTCAATTTGGAGGACGGCCGTATGAGGTTTTTAACAAGCTTGATATTGATTATCATCCCAGTCTTTTATTCATCTGGAGCAGAACATTTGAGCAGCTTGTGAAAAAGAATAGCTGTGAGGCGCTTATGAATAATTTCACTTCTCCAAGTCCAAGCCCTCTTTTGTATTCAATTTCCCTATTTTATTCCCAATATTCCCCTATCATCACTCTCTTCAAATGCACAAAAAATGTAACTTATTTTGAACAGCATAATTACAAAAGCTACAACAGTTGCAAAGATCACACTTTCTACTTTAACTACTGGAACAGAACAGTTCCAAGTGACCTACCACAGACATGTCAAGTAGTGCAGCTACCTGTGAAATGGTCACCTAGTCCAGAAATTAATGAAACCAATATATTTTCTCTACTCTCTCCTTTTACctccattttttttaatttgtcaCATTCGTGTAGCGAGTGTCAAAAAAAAGGCCGCCTGTGTGATACTAAAAATGGATCACATGATGTTCAGTGTTTGGAAGTCAAAAGGG AAAAACCAGGCACAAAACAGGCATCAAGTCCATATAAAG TAAGCCCAAGCAAGGAACGAACACATCTGG AAAAACATAAGACGATTAAGATTCTGG TTATCACCGGATCAGCCTTAATCCTCATTCTGTCTCTTGTCATCTTCATAATCTGGCGACTTTGTAAGAGCAACCCTTTTTCCTATGTCTCATCAAAGAACAAATCTACAAACCTTGAAGACATAGGTCTCTCCTGCGGTGTCTCTTTTTTCTCTTATAAGGAGCTTGAAGATGCCACCCAAAATTTTGACCCTTCACATGAACTAGGGGATGGAGGTTTCGGAGCTGTTTATTATG GTAAACTCAAAGATGGTCGAGAAGTTGCAGTGAAGAAACTTCACGAGCACAATTACAATCGAGTCCAACAATTCAGAAATGAGGTTGAAATACTCACCAAATTAAGGCACCCAAATCTTGTTGTTCTCTACGGTTGCACCTCACGACAAAGCCGGGAACTTCTCCTTGTTTATGAATATGTTCCCAATGGCACTGTTGCTGATCACCTCCATGGAGAACAAGCAGATCCATACCTGCTAACTTGGCCGATACGGATGAACATTGCCATTGAAACTGCCAGTGCACTGGTGTACCTTCACACTTCTGAAATCATACACCGAGATGTAAAGACGACCAACATTCTTCTTGATCACAATTTTGGTGTCAAAGTAGCAGATTTTGGCCTCTCAAGACTTATACCGAGTAATGTAACTCATGTGTCAACAGCTCCGCAGGGAACTCCAGGATACCTGGATCCACAATATCACCAACGCTATCAATTAACGGATAAGAGTGACGTTTACAGCTTTGGGGTAGTCTTAATTGAACTGATATCGTCAATGGTGGCTGTCGACTTAAACAGGTCTCAAGATGAGATTGGTTTGGCTAACCTCGCTATAAACAGAATCAAAAGATGTGAAATTGATGAACTAATTGACCCAGTTTTAGGATCTGTTACAAATCCTGAAATCATGAACATGATCACACTAGTAGCAGAATTGGCTTTTCGGTGTTTACAGTATGATTCCGATATGAGGCCTACAATGAATGAGGTGCTGGATGTGTTGATGGATATTCAAGCCGTTAGTAGGATAGACACTTATGACAGTAACAGAGACTTGCAAACTGTGAATGTGACGCCTTTGTCTGAAGCCAATGATGCGGTGGGTTTGTTGAAAGATTTCCTACCTTCTCCGGTCTCTGTCACTAGTGAGTGGCAAAGCAATAACAGTGCATCAACTACGCTAAGCGGCAATGGAGATGATTTGACAATGAAGAATGATATCAATACATAA
- the LOC110911466 gene encoding LEAF RUST 10 DISEASE-RESISTANCE LOCUS RECEPTOR-LIKE PROTEIN KINASE-like 1.1 isoform X5 translates to MNAHVYNATVESEECSNISWPICPESFSCPGLIPFKYPFYNVTDTRCGLIKVHCTSKGGEIQFGGRPYEVFNKLDIDYHPSLLFIWSRTFEQLVKKNSCEALMNNFTSPSPSPLLYSISLFYSQYSPIITLFKCTKNVTYFEQHNYKSYNSCKDHTFYFNYWNRTVPSDLPQTCQVVQLPVKWSPSPEINETNIFSLLSPFTSIFFNLSHSCSECQKKGRLCDTKNGSHDVQCLEVKRAAEKPGTKQASSPYKVSPSKERTHLEKHKTIKILVITGSALILILSLVIFIIWRLCKSNPFSYVSSKNKSTNLEDIGLSCGVSFFSYKELEDATQNFDPSHELGDGGFGAVYYGKLKDGREVAVKKLHEHNYNRVQQFRNEVEILTKLRHPNLVVLYGCTSRQSRELLLVYEYVPNGTVADHLHGEQADPYLLTWPIRMNIAIETASALVYLHTSEIIHRDVKTTNILLDHNFGVKVADFGLSRLIPSNVTHVSTAPQGTPGYLDPQYHQRYQLTDKSDVYSFGVVLIELISSMVAVDLNRSQDEIGLANLAINRIKRCEIDELIDPVLGSVTNPEIMNMITLVAELAFRCLQYDSDMRPTMNEVLDVLMDIQAVSRIDTYDSNRDLQTVNVTPLSEANDAVGLLKDFLPSPVSVTSEWQSNNSASTTLSGNGDDLTMKNDINT, encoded by the exons ATGAATGCTCATGTATATAATGCAACAGTGGAGTCTGAAGAATGCAG TAACATTTCTTGGCCTATCTGCCCAGAAAGTTTCAGTTGCCCTGGTTTGATCCCGTTCAAGTACCCGTTTTACAATGTCACAGACACACGATGTGGGTTGATCAAGGTCCATTGTACTTCCAAAGGTGGGGAGATTCAATTTGGAGGACGGCCGTATGAGGTTTTTAACAAGCTTGATATTGATTATCATCCCAGTCTTTTATTCATCTGGAGCAGAACATTTGAGCAGCTTGTGAAAAAGAATAGCTGTGAGGCGCTTATGAATAATTTCACTTCTCCAAGTCCAAGCCCTCTTTTGTATTCAATTTCCCTATTTTATTCCCAATATTCCCCTATCATCACTCTCTTCAAATGCACAAAAAATGTAACTTATTTTGAACAGCATAATTACAAAAGCTACAACAGTTGCAAAGATCACACTTTCTACTTTAACTACTGGAACAGAACAGTTCCAAGTGACCTACCACAGACATGTCAAGTAGTGCAGCTACCTGTGAAATGGTCACCTAGTCCAGAAATTAATGAAACCAATATATTTTCTCTACTCTCTCCTTTTACctccattttttttaatttgtcaCATTCGTGTAGCGAGTGTCAAAAAAAAGGCCGCCTGTGTGATACTAAAAATGGATCACATGATGTTCAGTGTTTGGAAGTCAAAAGGG CTGCAGAAAAACCAGGCACAAAACAGGCATCAAGTCCATATAAAG TAAGCCCAAGCAAGGAACGAACACATCTGG AAAAACATAAGACGATTAAGATTCTGG TTATCACCGGATCAGCCTTAATCCTCATTCTGTCTCTTGTCATCTTCATAATCTGGCGACTTTGTAAGAGCAACCCTTTTTCCTATGTCTCATCAAAGAACAAATCTACAAACCTTGAAGACATAGGTCTCTCCTGCGGTGTCTCTTTTTTCTCTTATAAGGAGCTTGAAGATGCCACCCAAAATTTTGACCCTTCACATGAACTAGGGGATGGAGGTTTCGGAGCTGTTTATTATG GTAAACTCAAAGATGGTCGAGAAGTTGCAGTGAAGAAACTTCACGAGCACAATTACAATCGAGTCCAACAATTCAGAAATGAGGTTGAAATACTCACCAAATTAAGGCACCCAAATCTTGTTGTTCTCTACGGTTGCACCTCACGACAAAGCCGGGAACTTCTCCTTGTTTATGAATATGTTCCCAATGGCACTGTTGCTGATCACCTCCATGGAGAACAAGCAGATCCATACCTGCTAACTTGGCCGATACGGATGAACATTGCCATTGAAACTGCCAGTGCACTGGTGTACCTTCACACTTCTGAAATCATACACCGAGATGTAAAGACGACCAACATTCTTCTTGATCACAATTTTGGTGTCAAAGTAGCAGATTTTGGCCTCTCAAGACTTATACCGAGTAATGTAACTCATGTGTCAACAGCTCCGCAGGGAACTCCAGGATACCTGGATCCACAATATCACCAACGCTATCAATTAACGGATAAGAGTGACGTTTACAGCTTTGGGGTAGTCTTAATTGAACTGATATCGTCAATGGTGGCTGTCGACTTAAACAGGTCTCAAGATGAGATTGGTTTGGCTAACCTCGCTATAAACAGAATCAAAAGATGTGAAATTGATGAACTAATTGACCCAGTTTTAGGATCTGTTACAAATCCTGAAATCATGAACATGATCACACTAGTAGCAGAATTGGCTTTTCGGTGTTTACAGTATGATTCCGATATGAGGCCTACAATGAATGAGGTGCTGGATGTGTTGATGGATATTCAAGCCGTTAGTAGGATAGACACTTATGACAGTAACAGAGACTTGCAAACTGTGAATGTGACGCCTTTGTCTGAAGCCAATGATGCGGTGGGTTTGTTGAAAGATTTCCTACCTTCTCCGGTCTCTGTCACTAGTGAGTGGCAAAGCAATAACAGTGCATCAACTACGCTAAGCGGCAATGGAGATGATTTGACAATGAAGAATGATATCAATACATAA
- the LOC110911466 gene encoding LEAF RUST 10 DISEASE-RESISTANCE LOCUS RECEPTOR-LIKE PROTEIN KINASE-like 1.1 isoform X3, whose translation MILVFFFLSVILSCLPLIHSATHSNISWPICPESFSCPGLIPFKYPFYNVTDTRCGLIKVHCTSKGGEIQFGGRPYEVFNKLDIDYHPSLLFIWSRTFEQLVKKNSCEALMNNFTSPSPSPLLYSISLFYSQYSPIITLFKCTKNVTYFEQHNYKSYNSCKDHTFYFNYWNRTVPSDLPQTCQVVQLPVKWSPSPEINETNIFSLLSPFTSIFFNLSHSCSECQKKGRLCDTKNGSHDVQCLEVKRAAEKPGTKQASSPYKVSPSKERTHLEKHKTIKILVITGSALILILSLVIFIIWRLCKSNPFSYVSSKNKSTNLEDIGLSCGVSFFSYKELEDATQNFDPSHELGDGGFGAVYYDGREVAVKKLHEHNYNRVQQFRNEVEILTKLRHPNLVVLYGCTSRQSRELLLVYEYVPNGTVADHLHGEQADPYLLTWPIRMNIAIETASALVYLHTSEIIHRDVKTTNILLDHNFGVKVADFGLSRLIPSNVTHVSTAPQGTPGYLDPQYHQRYQLTDKSDVYSFGVVLIELISSMVAVDLNRSQDEIGLANLAINRIKRCEIDELIDPVLGSVTNPEIMNMITLVAELAFRCLQYDSDMRPTMNEVLDVLMDIQAVSRIDTYDSNRDLQTVNVTPLSEANDAVGLLKDFLPSPVSVTSEWQSNNSASTTLSGNGDDLTMKNDINT comes from the exons ATGATTCTcgttttctttttcttgtccgttaTTCTCTCTTGTTTACCACTAATTCACTCTGCTACACACAGTAACATTTCTTGGCCTATCTGCCCAGAAAGTTTCAGTTGCCCTGGTTTGATCCCGTTCAAGTACCCGTTTTACAATGTCACAGACACACGATGTGGGTTGATCAAGGTCCATTGTACTTCCAAAGGTGGGGAGATTCAATTTGGAGGACGGCCGTATGAGGTTTTTAACAAGCTTGATATTGATTATCATCCCAGTCTTTTATTCATCTGGAGCAGAACATTTGAGCAGCTTGTGAAAAAGAATAGCTGTGAGGCGCTTATGAATAATTTCACTTCTCCAAGTCCAAGCCCTCTTTTGTATTCAATTTCCCTATTTTATTCCCAATATTCCCCTATCATCACTCTCTTCAAATGCACAAAAAATGTAACTTATTTTGAACAGCATAATTACAAAAGCTACAACAGTTGCAAAGATCACACTTTCTACTTTAACTACTGGAACAGAACAGTTCCAAGTGACCTACCACAGACATGTCAAGTAGTGCAGCTACCTGTGAAATGGTCACCTAGTCCAGAAATTAATGAAACCAATATATTTTCTCTACTCTCTCCTTTTACctccattttttttaatttgtcaCATTCGTGTAGCGAGTGTCAAAAAAAAGGCCGCCTGTGTGATACTAAAAATGGATCACATGATGTTCAGTGTTTGGAAGTCAAAAGGG CTGCAGAAAAACCAGGCACAAAACAGGCATCAAGTCCATATAAAG TAAGCCCAAGCAAGGAACGAACACATCTGG AAAAACATAAGACGATTAAGATTCTGG TTATCACCGGATCAGCCTTAATCCTCATTCTGTCTCTTGTCATCTTCATAATCTGGCGACTTTGTAAGAGCAACCCTTTTTCCTATGTCTCATCAAAGAACAAATCTACAAACCTTGAAGACATAGGTCTCTCCTGCGGTGTCTCTTTTTTCTCTTATAAGGAGCTTGAAGATGCCACCCAAAATTTTGACCCTTCACATGAACTAGGGGATGGAGGTTTCGGAGCTGTTTATTATG ATGGTCGAGAAGTTGCAGTGAAGAAACTTCACGAGCACAATTACAATCGAGTCCAACAATTCAGAAATGAGGTTGAAATACTCACCAAATTAAGGCACCCAAATCTTGTTGTTCTCTACGGTTGCACCTCACGACAAAGCCGGGAACTTCTCCTTGTTTATGAATATGTTCCCAATGGCACTGTTGCTGATCACCTCCATGGAGAACAAGCAGATCCATACCTGCTAACTTGGCCGATACGGATGAACATTGCCATTGAAACTGCCAGTGCACTGGTGTACCTTCACACTTCTGAAATCATACACCGAGATGTAAAGACGACCAACATTCTTCTTGATCACAATTTTGGTGTCAAAGTAGCAGATTTTGGCCTCTCAAGACTTATACCGAGTAATGTAACTCATGTGTCAACAGCTCCGCAGGGAACTCCAGGATACCTGGATCCACAATATCACCAACGCTATCAATTAACGGATAAGAGTGACGTTTACAGCTTTGGGGTAGTCTTAATTGAACTGATATCGTCAATGGTGGCTGTCGACTTAAACAGGTCTCAAGATGAGATTGGTTTGGCTAACCTCGCTATAAACAGAATCAAAAGATGTGAAATTGATGAACTAATTGACCCAGTTTTAGGATCTGTTACAAATCCTGAAATCATGAACATGATCACACTAGTAGCAGAATTGGCTTTTCGGTGTTTACAGTATGATTCCGATATGAGGCCTACAATGAATGAGGTGCTGGATGTGTTGATGGATATTCAAGCCGTTAGTAGGATAGACACTTATGACAGTAACAGAGACTTGCAAACTGTGAATGTGACGCCTTTGTCTGAAGCCAATGATGCGGTGGGTTTGTTGAAAGATTTCCTACCTTCTCCGGTCTCTGTCACTAGTGAGTGGCAAAGCAATAACAGTGCATCAACTACGCTAAGCGGCAATGGAGATGATTTGACAATGAAGAATGATATCAATACATAA
- the LOC110911466 gene encoding LEAF RUST 10 DISEASE-RESISTANCE LOCUS RECEPTOR-LIKE PROTEIN KINASE-like 1.1 isoform X9, protein MLMYIMQQWSLKNAGNKLAAEKPGTKQASSPYKVSPSKERTHLEKHKTIKILVITGSALILILSLVIFIIWRLCKSNPFSYVSSKNKSTNLEDIGLSCGVSFFSYKELEDATQNFDPSHELGDGGFGAVYYGKLKDGREVAVKKLHEHNYNRVQQFRNEVEILTKLRHPNLVVLYGCTSRQSRELLLVYEYVPNGTVADHLHGEQADPYLLTWPIRMNIAIETASALVYLHTSEIIHRDVKTTNILLDHNFGVKVADFGLSRLIPSNVTHVSTAPQGTPGYLDPQYHQRYQLTDKSDVYSFGVVLIELISSMVAVDLNRSQDEIGLANLAINRIKRCEIDELIDPVLGSVTNPEIMNMITLVAELAFRCLQYDSDMRPTMNEVLDVLMDIQAVSRIDTYDSNRDLQTVNVTPLSEANDAVGLLKDFLPSPVSVTSEWQSNNSASTTLSGNGDDLTMKNDINT, encoded by the exons ATGCTCATGTATATAATGCAACAGTGGAGTCTGAAGAATGCAGGTAATAAGTTGG CTGCAGAAAAACCAGGCACAAAACAGGCATCAAGTCCATATAAAG TAAGCCCAAGCAAGGAACGAACACATCTGG AAAAACATAAGACGATTAAGATTCTGG TTATCACCGGATCAGCCTTAATCCTCATTCTGTCTCTTGTCATCTTCATAATCTGGCGACTTTGTAAGAGCAACCCTTTTTCCTATGTCTCATCAAAGAACAAATCTACAAACCTTGAAGACATAGGTCTCTCCTGCGGTGTCTCTTTTTTCTCTTATAAGGAGCTTGAAGATGCCACCCAAAATTTTGACCCTTCACATGAACTAGGGGATGGAGGTTTCGGAGCTGTTTATTATG GTAAACTCAAAGATGGTCGAGAAGTTGCAGTGAAGAAACTTCACGAGCACAATTACAATCGAGTCCAACAATTCAGAAATGAGGTTGAAATACTCACCAAATTAAGGCACCCAAATCTTGTTGTTCTCTACGGTTGCACCTCACGACAAAGCCGGGAACTTCTCCTTGTTTATGAATATGTTCCCAATGGCACTGTTGCTGATCACCTCCATGGAGAACAAGCAGATCCATACCTGCTAACTTGGCCGATACGGATGAACATTGCCATTGAAACTGCCAGTGCACTGGTGTACCTTCACACTTCTGAAATCATACACCGAGATGTAAAGACGACCAACATTCTTCTTGATCACAATTTTGGTGTCAAAGTAGCAGATTTTGGCCTCTCAAGACTTATACCGAGTAATGTAACTCATGTGTCAACAGCTCCGCAGGGAACTCCAGGATACCTGGATCCACAATATCACCAACGCTATCAATTAACGGATAAGAGTGACGTTTACAGCTTTGGGGTAGTCTTAATTGAACTGATATCGTCAATGGTGGCTGTCGACTTAAACAGGTCTCAAGATGAGATTGGTTTGGCTAACCTCGCTATAAACAGAATCAAAAGATGTGAAATTGATGAACTAATTGACCCAGTTTTAGGATCTGTTACAAATCCTGAAATCATGAACATGATCACACTAGTAGCAGAATTGGCTTTTCGGTGTTTACAGTATGATTCCGATATGAGGCCTACAATGAATGAGGTGCTGGATGTGTTGATGGATATTCAAGCCGTTAGTAGGATAGACACTTATGACAGTAACAGAGACTTGCAAACTGTGAATGTGACGCCTTTGTCTGAAGCCAATGATGCGGTGGGTTTGTTGAAAGATTTCCTACCTTCTCCGGTCTCTGTCACTAGTGAGTGGCAAAGCAATAACAGTGCATCAACTACGCTAAGCGGCAATGGAGATGATTTGACAATGAAGAATGATATCAATACATAA